The window GAGGCAGAGCAAGAAAGACCAGGCCATTTAAGGTAGTCATCCTCAAGGAGTTATTCGACACAGATGTGACAGTTTGTCATAAACTAGTACACTCAAGTAGAAGGGTCAGAATAGTATACTTTATATGCTACTATTATCTACTTTATGGAGTTATGGACCAAATACTAGAATATGTTTGTTAAATTCAATCTTGGATGTGCTAATTATTTGACATTATGTTTGAACAAACATTGACTAAGCtactaatttatatttaaataaaatatatatatatatatatatatatatatatatatatatatatatatatataacaattttcaATTACTTATCTTGGTAATCATTAAGAAAAAGTGTTCTGTATTTTATTCTTATGCTGTACTATTCTTTTCTTGTGCTCTACTAgtactttttttgtcttaaaaggAACTGAACATTTAACTTAACATTTAActtagtatataaaaaaatatagctaAATTCGATGTTATCAAAAAGTACCTCTCAGGTTATGTTTTCTTGGTAAGATAAGTTATACAGACTAGTTGGTgaaaaattgcataattttgGGTAAGATGGTATTAGCATCTCTGTCACACAAACAGTGTTTACTTTCACCATGGAgaatatgcaaatgagctgcagACGTGCCAGCTTCTCCTGAAGAAAGCTTCCAGTTTGAGTATAGCTCTTATCGGTCCACTGAATATACGTTTGTTTTTAAACGtacgtttttaaatatttttgaaacttCACTACATGCCGAAACACTTAAATTAATCaactcataataataaatatgatttttcttcCAAATTGGAAATACTTGATCAAGTACATTGAATATCTTTTAACTTTTTCTGAATTTCTGGCTTCACtaggttttctattttataagTCAATAATGTAAAGAAAGTCTATGGTCTGTTGAATTTGCTAACGTTAACAATTATACTTTTATTGTCACACACCAATATCGTCAGCCAGTGTTTTGTAGAGATTTTTCACAGGCATTCAAACAAGGGTGGAGTCCCTCCGGATGGAGTAAATGAGTGGCGTTTGTCCATGttgcaggttttgaatgccaaATGCTGTTTGCCATTTTAAAGTTGAAGTTTGAACTTTCTCTTTCAAGCTTGTGATTTGAACGAACCCTAACGCACAGATCAACCTGTAGCATCAATACTGTTTATCTGTGAATGAGGACTttgactttaatttatttatatatatatatatatatgtatatatatatacacacatacacacacacacacacacatatatatatatatatatatatatatatatatatatatatatatatatatatacatacagtagtcaacatttgaagtggatcaaaaaagttgtcatcaaagttgtcctaagacaagaaaacattttgtgaaaggttttgatccactttagaTGTTGACTACTGTgtagatatgatttaaaaaaaaaaataaataaataaaaaaataaaaagtatatatatatatatatatatatatatatatatatatatatatatatatatatatatatatataattatatatattatatataaaattatatatatatatatatagtgtgtgtgtagtgtagtgTAAATATTTTGCCAATAATTCATGTATTATACCTTTAGTGTGGTTTGTGTATTTCAGATATGGATTCAATAGTTGTGGTCTTTCTGCAGTGCAAGAAAGGTTAAAAGCCAGGAAGAATATCCAGTCAGAACTAACAAAAGGTAAATTATAATCACAATTTCCTAATTTGAAAGACTTTGAAGACATCGTGTTTATTTGTGGAACTGGGGCCAAGGTtccatataattttatttttcctcaagACTGTCAACATATCTTTACATAACATAATTTCCCTTAGTGCCTTGGAAATAACAAAGACATTCAGTACTTTTTCCTACTTATTTGAATACATCTGTTGAGCTGTGCCAGGAAAAGTCCTACTGCCCTGTAACTGTATACATGTACTGTATTCCAATATCAGCAGGTAGACCTCTTGGCATCAATCTGGGGAAGAACAAGCTTTCTACAGACGCAGTGTCAGATTATGTGGAGGGAGTGAGGACACTGGGCCCTCTCGCTGACTACCTAGTAGTTAATGTTAGCAGCCCCAACACTCCTGGCCTTAGAGACCTACAGGGCAAGGAAGAACTGCGCCACCTTCTGGTCAAGGTAGTTCATCATTTCTGTGATTTAAGGTATATGTGAAGTAGAGATGAGCAATACCACACATTTAAAATTCAGTGTAATACCAATATGTGTTCATacaggttttttaaaatattgttaaatcatGTGAAGACAAATCGCATTCATTGACGTGAAACATACTGCCCATTGATATAGACCGAATGTAGCGCACACATGGGcaccattaaataaaatatatgtaccaATAGATGTAtagttaattttatattttgcataaatctagtgatttaaataagtaaataaaaaacaatcataatGATAATATACAGTAGATACACAGGGTTTCAGGGCTTCTCTAAACCTAATTACAACAGATTTGCGTGgataataaaagattaatttcGATTACTCCTCAAtggaaatgatttaaaacatttctcctcTTCTCTGACTTTACGCTCATGCAGTTTGCAGACTGTTTGTGTGATAGATGGAGAATGATTCACATTTCTTGTGatgataacattattttatttaaagaacttCCTGTTTTCGTTGTCTTTCATGCTGCAATAAAGTTCATATAGTTAAAGTTTAGGGCAGTCGGTTCAAAGCTCTCCTTCACCTGTGTGATATCTTTAGGAGGGGCGATTCAAATTTCATCCGACCTTTCATCCGATTGCCTGTCGGGAGAGACTGAaatcttttgctttgaaacaagTGAAATCTgtgaaatgactaaaatgagTTACAACTTTGTCCTGTGTCATGCAGCTTTTTGTTCCACTCATCATTTGGTGTTGGTGGTTACTCAGGTGCTTAAGGAGCGGGATTCGCTGCGGCGTGAGGACCGGCCGCCTGTGCTGGTGAAGATTGCGCCGGATCTTTCGACACGAGACAAGCAAGACGTTGCTGAGGTCGTCATGGAGGTCGGTCTTCGCTGGTTAAACGGATTATGTGAACTTTTTGTGCCCAATTAATTTTGAAGATGGGAAACcgtttgtgtttttcaggtcGGAGTTGATGGTTTGATGGTTTCCAACACTACTGTTTCCAGACCAGACACTTTGAAAGACCCAAATAAACATGAGATAGGGGGCCTCAGTGGTCAACCTCTGAAAGAGCTGTCCACTCAAACGGTGCGAGAGATGTACACATTGACACAAGGTACCCTTAAATGTTAAAAGGCCGAAGactttatatttgtgtttgtaatttGGACTGATAAATTGAAATGTGGATTATTTATTAAGGAAATAAGCTTTTTCTTGAGTTTGTAGGGCAGTTACCCATTGTTGGAGTTGGTGGAGTAGCCAGCGGGCAAGATGCCCTTGATAAGATTCGTGCAGGAGCTTCCCTGGTCCAGCTCTACACGGCTCTAGTATACCTGGGTCCCCCAGTAGTCAAAAAGATCAAAAGAGAACTGGATGATCTACTAAAGTGagtatatcaatattttttccccattttttcCCTTccaggtattaaaaaaaaataggtattaaacatatttgttcctgttttgttttcttttttagggCACAAGGTTTTACATGTGTAGCAGAGGCAGTCGGTGCTGATCATAGAGCAACAGAGAAAACTGCAAAACCACAGACCTAAAAGGAAAGCTCATGAGTAGAAATGTGAACATGAGTGGCTAACATATCTGATATTTCACGCCTATGTATATGAACTTGAATCAATGTTGTGCACTGCTTAAGATTTGTATAAAAAAGTGAACCAATCACGGTGATAAtgtatttgatttcattatatttctgaaattgTGAAGACCATGATTTTCATAGGTTTTGGTTTTTGCAGACTGTGACTAAATCCATGACATGAATCCCAACCAATTTCTGTGACATACTATTAGAAGTTAACTTttctaatgtaatatttttcactttaattttaccaaaaatatatttatgcacagAAATGatgttgtacatttttaaacgcATGACATGGGACGCAAATTCAAGACATATCAGTATTCTAATTTCACTAATGGCCAATTTGATTGGTCACATGGCCGTCAGAATACCACCTGCTTTATATCAATCCCTATTGGAAGCTTTTGCTTGTGCAGttaaccatttttaaatatgacctTTCTacaatgaaaattctgcttCTCATATAATTCCAAATTAAGCAAATGTTGCTCTGAAAATGTTGTACGTGTTACCTGTCAGGCAGACCAAACTAAATCCTACACTCTGTCGTAGCCCATTGAAAAAGGCATTACAATTTGCTTTAAGCAAAGTTATACCAATACAGCCTGAGAGGGCAAGTGACTTTGACCAAATGACATTGCAATAAAATGGCTATGTTTATAATGGCATACTTATctatatatagtacataaatACTCATAATACACACTTTTTCTGTTTGCATTCATTAACTGCATGACTTCCAGCATTTGTATAAATAAGCTTTATAGCATACAAGTCAACAAATCCCAAGGTCATACATACAGTTTCTGTATGTCCTTGCAGCTGATAGGCTTGACACCTCCTTGGATTAAATACGTTcgtaatatataaaatctaagtTTATAGAGCAGAGTGCATGAAAAAGCAGTGTGCTCTGTAAAAGACATCAGGACTATTTTGAGAACATTTTGCTGCAGCATGACCTAAAGGCTTTGAAATGCACAGAGGGAGCTGTATGAGAACTCTTCATGACATCTGTCCATTTACTGAAGCTGAAGCACAGTTGGGTTATGCAAGAACGTGCATGCTAGTTTACCACAGTTTTAAGCTTCGGAATGGCCTAGTCAAAATCCAGATTGAAATGCTGTGGCAGTTTATAGTGGAATCTTTAAAAACCATTGTGTGCTGGCAATCGGTTATTGCTAATGGAGGCATAACCAGTTATTGGCTTTAATAAGggggcaattttttttttttttttacaaaagggTGTTATATAACATTGAAAATCAATTAAAACGTATGCCTCAGTTCCATGAAATCActactttaaattgtaaagtTCTTAATCTTAAGAAACTGGAGCCAAAGCTTTATGGAAACAGGGCTGTAAAATTGGCAGCGCTTAAATGTTACACCTTGCAAATACACACGGCTACTACATTACATGTCCAGCTAAACAAATCACCATTACTTTTACCTCATGGAAACAAAGAGATTGTTTCCATGAGTCAACCAAATCCATTTTTTAATCCTCGGTTGGGTAGGTGCGTTCCCTCCGTTGTGCTTGAACATTCCCAAATCAACCtggcaaacatttttttgtaacaaaatgtgACTACTATTTAGAAATGCCCATAAACCGTCTTCAGAAACACTAAATGCGCATCAAATGTTAACCATCCTATTTCTAATTTAAGTATCTAGTTTTGGCGTGTTCCTCTCTCATTAGtgaatgaaagaaattaaatttaaattgacaCTTTGTTCAAAATAACTTCATGTTCATTGCTGccacaaagatttttttttctgctaccTAGCTCTTCTCAATATTAACCAGACAtacgaaaacaaacaaaaattcttGGCGGTGTTCACAGATTGTGCATTCAATTTATATTGCATACTTTAAGAAACTGCTctacaaaaatgtacagttttttccatatttactcactctcatgttgcttactctctctctctcacacacacacacacatacacaaataaatatgcaaagcttgtaaacaaaacatcttAGCCACTGCTAGCAGAAGAAGTGTGAAAATgattgaatattaaaaaagaagttgagaaaaaagaactttttttttgtcgttcTACTTTTATGCTTAGATTGGAGAACAGACCTCTGCCTCATTTCTGTCACAATCTCTCAAAGTTCAGCGTGAACCTATTTCCAGAAAAAGGTGCAATTTGTAGGTGAatttaagaacaaaaataacatttcggAGGTTACTTTAGAACATTAGGAAGATTCATATATGATGTGCCATGTTGGCTTTGTCGGCATCAGTTGTGTTGCTTTATTGCCATTCACGACTCCTTTCTCAAAGATTTATGGGAGATCAAAGTTTCCacttaatttacattttgtcatgaGTTAGTAGGTCATTCTTATTCTTCTCTTGAATACTGTGATTTTGGACATGCTATATTTTTGGCACACTTTTTTAGTAGGAGGTGGAGGTGTATTcagatgctttaaaaataaaccaaaaaggtgttatttgatattaaaagttatacaatacaataaagtGACTAAAAGCTGGAAAATACCGGAAATTAGTCATGTTATTAGACACAAAGACCATTGgataacatttgtatttatagatCCACCGTGACAAAACACATAACACCTGACATCATAATTCTTCCATGGCCTATGCTGTCAGGTTCTTTGATAAGTGCAACCaaaattctgagaaataaaagagAGTGACCGGTGCTGTTACCTAGGTCTGAGTTATTCATTGGGCCTGTACTTTGCCGGAGGCACAGGGCTGGCCTGTTCTCTCATGGGTGAAACGTGTGATGCACATGGACCTGCTAGTATATGACACAAAGCACAGAGTCCACAGGTCTGATGGGGTCAAAGGGAAGATGGAAGCCTGAGGTTTCAAACAACTCCCCGTCATATGATTTATTAAGACTTTTAAACAAAGTCCATGTCAACTCCATTCTTTCTGTATGGCTATATAGAACTGAAACAGAGGGTGACATTTAGACGCCTATATATGCCCATCATAACATACAACTAGTTATCATTTGCATTTTGATACATTCTACATTCGTTTGCGTGCCTTTTTCGATAGCAGTAGGGAATCTCCACATTAAAGAATTTACTGTCATCTATTATTGCATTCTTAATTAATGTTTGTACCTTATTTAAATAGCACATTGACAGCCAACAACATTTATGGGGATACAGAGCACAGTTCCTGCTTCGGATGGCAGCTGTTGATCCTGAAGAGGTACAACCTTAAGGGCATGACAGTCATGAATTTAACAGCCGTCGCAATTCCCATTTCCCTCCGGCATACACATGATCTCACATGGAAGATTAACATGGAAGATAAAGCACCACAAAACCTGTCCATGTGATCTTGTTCTTTATATTTCGTGTCTTCTGAAGCCATTCtatgatatatttatgtcaTGAACACAGAAATGTAAGCCATCGTTTTTGCAAACCTCGTCCAGCTTGGTTTATGTTCTAATTCAAAACTCGACACTAGGCATTATGTTGTTACCAGAACTGTCGAAAAACCTCAATGCCATGGCGTGGTTGCCACACATTTACTTCGTGTTCTAAacggaccacaaaaccaatcttAAGGGTCAATTTTCTTGAAAACGAGAGAGCCGAAAGCTGAATAGATactctttccattgatgtatggtttgtaaGGATACTACAATATTCAGCTGAGaggaaaatctggaatctgggGGTgcgaaaaatataaatattgaagtCTCTGCCACAATGCATAATCAAAAAATTAATGCGTAATCAAAAACTACGTTTTCacatatttatggtaggaaatgtacgAAATATCTGTGGGAAATGTGACCTTTACTTAAAATTCCGTCTTTtggcataaattaaaaatcaatcattttgacccatacaatgtatttttggcgattgctacaaatatacccatgttACTTCTCAATAGTTTTGTGCAGGgtcatatatatgtacaattttcCAAATCAATAGAGCCAGAGTCTCTATATTGCTGTGGGGCAGAGATACAGCTGGTTCATGTTCCTAGGCTGTCCTTGACGATTGTTTAGCAGGCAGTTACCACGATGATTTACAGTTACTAAAGCTGCTTTCCTGTTAAGGTCAAGGTGTGTTCCagagtttatttgtatttgttttcacatCTGTGTGACATTCTAATCAGCGGATATGATATTCCTGATTTCTTGTCATAGGACGTTtcaaccattttttattttaccggATAATTTCGATTTTGGATGAAAAGTTGGATTCTGAAATGTATGACAGGGCatctggtcacactttattttacggttgtCATGTTacagtgtaaatacatttaagtgctgagtaattaacaaaatgtaagGTTAGGGTTTTAGAGCAGTCTAATGACCCAAAATATCTATAATAGGATTATAGTGTGTTATTATTTCACAAAGGGaatatctgttttctttttaatatctgcaaagagagagagagagagagagagagagagagagagagagagagagagagagagagagagagtcattTAATAGTAACCTAGCATTCTGGTTGTTTGTCACTAAGGTCACATGGTAGCCCTGAAGATCTGTAAAGCCGACAGGAACATGGTTTAGGCTCTTATGTGTGTTTACACCCTCCCAACTACAAATATGTAAATCAGTTCATTGGAAAGACTGCTGTTGGCAAGGAGACGGCGAAGGACAGTGTGAGATGCAGccagaagtgctttaaaaatagaGCGTTTTCCCCCTTGCTTTACCTTTTTTGGCCTAGATTACATGGAGATATATTATGTcaaaataattatgtacaaaCTACCTGTGgccttgaattttttttctttctattttcgGTGACAGTGGTAACGTCATGAAATTGTTCACGGGGTAAAGtcacccactcacacacactttttgcggagacatgtttttttcatgGGTACGAAAAtaaacatcttttaaataaaaaaaagcttgagtCAGATTCCTTTATTCTGGACACTAAGAGGGCAGGATTCAAAGTgtgttatatttatcaaaaattcATTTTCAGGAGAGAGGGAGGTATGATGTCTGTTGCTGCTGTGTGAAGGACGGATCAAGCTTGATTCAGGGGAATCgctcaaaaacatatttgacccaaacatcaaaatcaaaacatgAGATATTaaattctgccttaataaattgcattatttttaggactaagatatatttttttcccttactGGTTAAAGTCAGCCTGAAATCTACaggctatttattttgttagctcacgttacagtaacgctttatttttatgtcacaATATGCGAGTAAAATCGATCACAAACTTTAAAGCTTTGAAATAGGTTATcgaattaattttttaaatttaataataaatataagctATTCAAATATATGTTTGTAAATATGGTCACTGTAGAAATGTAATAAAGCAAAGAAATTACGCTACACTTTTAATGATTTAGAGTAAGAAGGGTAGATCCTTCAGGACTGAGTACACCGGAAGTGAATGTTCTCCGAGAGAACAGCAGAACATGTTTTCTTCCACGTGGATTATTCTCCAGGCCGTCAACTAGCGTCCACAGACTGAAAATAGCACAGGGATTGCAAACAATTTTcgagtataaaaaaaaaagaaacacacgcTAAAAGCAAAATGACATAAGTTCGCCTAAGTAACCTTTACAAAAAAGTACAGCGTTTAGcttcataataaaatgtgacacGTTTTGGCAAAATGAGTCAGAAATTGCAACGTTCCATTTTAAGACAAGAAAAAGTTTTGTAGTGCCAAAGTTTTGTAGTCAAGATAACTGAATAAaggtatttatttaaactattaaatttGACTTAAAGTTTTACTAAATTAGCTGGAAATGAACATTGCATAGGCTTGCTGTAATAGGTGTTGGTGGCAATACATCACACGCCCACCTCGACACCGTCTCccactgtgtttttgatttgttaaataataataaaaatgatttagtttGATGAGAATTCAAGCAGTTGTTGTAGAATTTCCCCTaatgtaaaagtgaaagtaaaatgcgcacgtttcttttttaaactagGTTGTTTAAAAGCGAAGGAAAATGAGGGAAAGAGAGATAATCACTCCCCCACACTCTCTGTTGTTCACTCTTCCTCTAACATACAGACAAAAACTCCCTCACTCAtttactctctcacacactttctctctgtgacgcagacacacacacacacacacacacacactgacacacccTCTCTCAAGAAAAAACGCAGCGTATTTGATCAATctttgtaaaagtaaaagtaccTAGTACTATAGcgtttactatatatatatatatatatatatatatatatatatatatatatatatatatatatatatatatatatgtgtgtgtgtgtgtgtgtgtgtgtgtgtgtgtgtgtgtgtgagtgtgtacatATGTCTTTGGTCAAATTaagctgtaaaataataaataaaatcccttaaaatgcaaaaaaaacccaaaactttAAAACCAATTTTCTCAGGTTTTCAATTTGAAAAAGAGAGCAGACGACCATTATCCAATTGGATATATCTTTAAAACCATTCCTGGTATTACTTTGATTAGgatatcattttaaagcttaCGGTCTCCTCATTTCTCTTTCTCAATTTTGAAATTTGGGTCAATGTGACTTATTTCGCTGGAAACGGGTCACACATGTACCTGCTATAAGATCTTGAAGACCTCTTTTTCAAATCAAGATTCATTATAGTCGAAAGTAAACCCTGTTATGTCAGTCTGGCACAAACCTGGCACACTTTATCTCCTTAATTCTTGATTTTAGGATCAGTAAActtttctatctctctttttGTAATCATTTCAATGGCCATGGATCAGCGATCACCATGTAAAACTGATTGTGCAGACCAAACTGAAAGTCGAAGAGACTGGTAGTACTCACACTGCCTACGATGTGACAATAGGTCGCCCCATTTGGTCTGACAGGGGCGCTACAGCgaacaataatacaaaataatcctAAACTGTCAGTCACTGGCTCAAGTGTATTATGTCATTGG is drawn from Puntigrus tetrazona isolate hp1 chromosome 7, ASM1883169v1, whole genome shotgun sequence and contains these coding sequences:
- the dhodh gene encoding dihydroorotate dehydrogenase (quinone), mitochondrial, whose amino-acid sequence is MAGRLKKQAKDALKIIGCGSALFLGYLTASGDERFYASALMPVLQRFVGAEMAHVMAVRVIGLGLVPYNNYKDPASLEVHVMGRKFQNPVGLAAGFDKHGEAVDGLYRLGFGFVEVGTVTPKAQDGNPKPRVFRLESDQAVINRYGFNSCGLSAVQERLKARKNIQSELTKAGRPLGINLGKNKLSTDAVSDYVEGVRTLGPLADYLVVNVSSPNTPGLRDLQGKEELRHLLVKVLKERDSLRREDRPPVLVKIAPDLSTRDKQDVAEVVMEVGVDGLMVSNTTVSRPDTLKDPNKHEIGGLSGQPLKELSTQTVREMYTLTQGQLPIVGVGGVASGQDALDKIRAGASLVQLYTALVYLGPPVVKKIKRELDDLLKAQGFTCVAEAVGADHRATEKTAKPQT